Below is a genomic region from Miniphocaeibacter halophilus.
TTTTGTTTCAATAAATACCTTATATCCACCGGAATATTCTATATATATATCAAATTGATACTTTTCATTATGCATAGCATTACAGAAAATATCTACGATTTTTCCTAAATCCTCTTGATTAACCCCTAGTATTTCCGAAATCATTCTATTAAAGATTTCTTCCTCATTAAATAAAGGTAAAAAGAAGTTCATGCACATTATTTGTGATGAATTTAAGTGATTTGAATATGTATTTAATCTATTTTCATTACAGTATTTTGTATACAGAGAATATGTATCACTTAAAAAATTACTCTCTACTTTCCCTGGTAGAATATGTCCTTTTTCTTCTCCCTTGTATAAACCATTTTCCTTAATTCTTAAAACATTGTTCTTATAGTTTGTTAGATGTTTTTTAACTCTCTTGTTAAATTCTGTATATCTCATATTATTCTCCAATTATTAACGCAGCAAAATAAAACATTTTAAAATAACAAAATATTTTATTACCCCAAATTAAATTCAAAAATTACTACCTTATATAATTATAAGACAAAAAAATATTATTTACCACTAGAGAAGTGTTCCCACGAAAAAAAGCAGTCTGAAATTTTTCTTCAGACTGCTTTATAAGTTTTATTTTAATCAATTCCTACCATAACAGAAGTTGCCTTAATAATAGCATAAGCTTCTTTTCCTACTTCTAAATTTAGCTCCTTAATTGCACTCATGGAAATTGTTGAAGAAACAATATTTCCCCCACCAATATCAATTTTTACAATTCCATTTACGGCACCTTTTTCTATTTCTACTATTTTTCCCTTTAATTGATTTCTTGCACTTAACTTCATTAAATCTCTCCTCTCTTTCTTTAGTATACATATATTTCATACCTCAAATATTTTTTTATAAACCCTACACCTCCTTAAATTTAATAGTTTTAATTTAATAATAGACCTTAGCTAGTATTATTAATATTT
It encodes:
- a CDS encoding PGN_0703 family putative restriction endonuclease, giving the protein MRYTEFNKRVKKHLTNYKNNVLRIKENGLYKGEEKGHILPGKVESNFLSDTYSLYTKYCNENRLNTYSNHLNSSQIMCMNFFLPLFNEEEIFNRMISEILGVNQEDLGKIVDIFCNAMHNEKYQFDIYIEYSGGYKVFIETKYSEENFRTFQGKDKDQAWEERYKDLLNSSLYLKDLEKEVFYKDYQIYRNIGLIKDEKDYVIFLYPFDNERIRNKLKEFKLEQVREVDWNSITYDVLKLLKDTDLEEYYKEFSMKYLNY
- a CDS encoding TOBE domain-containing protein encodes the protein MKLSARNQLKGKIVEIEKGAVNGIVKIDIGGGNIVSSTISMSAIKELNLEVGKEAYAIIKATSVMVGID